One region of Duncaniella freteri genomic DNA includes:
- a CDS encoding SAM-dependent methyltransferase, which produces MLQPALYLLPSTMSDAPVDSVLPRTNIEMVREIKHYVVENVRTARRFLKRCDREIDIDSITFTTLDEHTRPEDVPAMLDPISQGHPIGVISEAGCPAVADPGADLVAVAQQKGITVIPMVGPSSIIMSLMASGFNGQTFAFNGYLPYESKARAEKLKEMERLIRTRRQTQIFIETPYRNNRLIAELASSLPSGIRLCVASDITGPNQEIVTLPLSKWAKRAYNYDKVPTIFLLYN; this is translated from the coding sequence ATGCTCCAGCCTGCCCTCTACTTGCTCCCATCCACAATGAGTGATGCTCCGGTGGACTCTGTGCTGCCCCGCACCAATATTGAAATGGTAAGGGAGATAAAGCATTATGTGGTAGAGAATGTGCGCACAGCAAGAAGATTCCTGAAACGGTGTGACCGAGAAATCGACATTGACTCAATCACATTCACCACACTTGACGAACATACACGTCCTGAAGATGTCCCGGCAATGCTTGACCCAATATCTCAGGGACATCCTATAGGAGTCATCTCGGAAGCAGGTTGTCCGGCTGTGGCTGATCCCGGAGCCGACCTCGTAGCTGTAGCCCAGCAGAAAGGAATAACCGTTATCCCGATGGTGGGTCCGTCAAGCATTATCATGTCATTAATGGCATCGGGGTTCAACGGTCAGACATTCGCTTTCAACGGCTATCTTCCATACGAATCAAAAGCGCGTGCAGAGAAGCTCAAAGAGATGGAACGACTCATACGCACCCGCCGACAGACTCAGATATTCATTGAGACCCCCTACCGGAACAACCGTCTGATCGCCGAGCTGGCATCATCGCTGCCATCCGGCATACGGCTCTGCGTGGCATCCGACATCACCGGTCCCAATCAAGAAATAGTCACTCTACCACTCTCCAAATGGGCAAAGCGCGCTTACAACTACGACAAAGTCCCAACAATCTTTCTCCTCTACAACTAA
- a CDS encoding RagB/SusD family nutrient uptake outer membrane protein has protein sequence MKRNIYNILWACGVGATLMMQSCSLEEVNPGEFSLEVLGSTPQGYEKLLNQCYFGLERQFYNGIDFMGFMEGNTDLWTSKTNQPGVNDNMFKFFANASPNLTFTGSIWNAAYDGIGACNMAIEAGAGCSFSTEEQRNAKVAEARFLRAVYYYNLVEMFGGVVKLTEVQKENNYSPVRTEPLEIYRDIIIPDLDFAAKWLPKGDDSFDGHPARKAALGYLAKACLATRQYDTTDFLQIGFDAAKKLISDCEAGGSAYNAYMYPDFEDVFAEVNNKANKEALWKYSVYAGSDAHGSSNGNYRTNRNDEHFLCQLNHFGARKDNQESRKAWDGGVQGDFMPTQHLLSLYIQQDGSLDPRFHNLFITEWKANQAYSWTEGDVKNYGKDASMEGTKVNVGDLAIRFVMPQDDNYADEVAGKANSNYLLIDYNDVYDDAAKSIIMKDGSGENHYRYFYPSLNKHASSNYFDANYSKSRFANLNSVIPMRMAEVYLIAAEYDIVMNGGGQAMGYINKVRQRAGANALTGAADIRTVLDERARELCGEFTRFYDLKRTGMLKDATYLQSTFPELAQYFKPEYALRPIPSTYTDVITTGGLFQNYR, from the coding sequence ATGAAACGAAATATATATAATATACTATGGGCTTGCGGAGTGGGAGCTACTCTTATGATGCAGTCTTGTTCGCTTGAAGAGGTGAATCCTGGTGAATTCTCGCTCGAAGTGCTTGGCTCCACTCCTCAGGGGTATGAAAAGTTGCTCAACCAATGCTATTTCGGCCTGGAGCGTCAGTTCTATAATGGCATTGACTTTATGGGTTTCATGGAGGGCAACACCGACCTGTGGACATCAAAGACCAACCAGCCGGGGGTGAATGACAATATGTTCAAATTCTTTGCAAACGCTTCTCCGAACCTTACTTTTACCGGCTCAATATGGAATGCCGCTTACGATGGTATTGGTGCATGCAATATGGCTATTGAAGCCGGGGCGGGCTGTTCGTTCTCAACCGAGGAGCAACGGAATGCAAAAGTTGCGGAAGCGCGTTTCCTCCGTGCTGTGTATTATTACAATCTTGTCGAGATGTTCGGCGGTGTGGTTAAGCTCACTGAGGTACAGAAAGAAAATAATTATTCTCCTGTCCGCACCGAACCTCTTGAGATCTATCGTGATATAATTATACCTGACCTTGATTTTGCTGCCAAATGGTTGCCTAAGGGTGATGATTCCTTTGATGGGCATCCTGCCCGGAAAGCTGCTCTCGGATATCTTGCAAAGGCTTGCCTTGCAACACGTCAGTATGATACTACCGATTTCCTTCAGATAGGTTTTGATGCAGCTAAAAAGCTCATTTCCGATTGTGAGGCTGGAGGGTCTGCCTATAATGCATATATGTATCCCGATTTCGAGGATGTGTTTGCTGAGGTAAACAATAAGGCAAATAAGGAGGCTCTTTGGAAATATTCAGTGTATGCCGGTTCTGACGCTCACGGTTCAAGCAACGGAAACTATCGTACCAATCGTAATGATGAGCATTTCCTATGTCAGCTTAACCATTTTGGAGCACGAAAGGATAATCAGGAATCCCGTAAGGCATGGGACGGAGGTGTGCAGGGCGACTTTATGCCTACTCAGCATCTTCTCAGTCTTTACATCCAGCAGGATGGCTCTCTTGATCCTCGCTTCCATAATCTGTTTATCACAGAGTGGAAAGCCAATCAGGCATATAGCTGGACCGAGGGCGATGTGAAGAATTATGGGAAGGATGCCTCAATGGAGGGGACAAAAGTTAATGTCGGAGATTTAGCTATCCGTTTTGTGATGCCGCAGGATGACAATTATGCAGATGAAGTAGCCGGGAAAGCTAACTCCAACTATCTGTTGATTGATTATAATGATGTGTATGATGATGCTGCAAAGTCAATCATTATGAAGGACGGTAGCGGCGAAAATCATTATCGATATTTCTATCCTTCACTCAATAAGCACGCAAGCTCCAATTATTTTGACGCCAATTACAGCAAAAGCCGTTTTGCCAATCTCAACAGTGTGATACCTATGCGTATGGCAGAGGTGTATCTGATCGCTGCTGAATACGATATCGTTATGAATGGCGGAGGTCAGGCTATGGGATATATCAATAAGGTGCGTCAACGTGCCGGAGCCAATGCTCTTACAGGAGCGGCTGATATCCGTACAGTCCTTGACGAACGTGCCCGCGAGCTATGTGGTGAGTTCACACGTTTCTATGACCTTAAACGTACAGGAATGCTGAAGGATGCGACTTATCTGCAATCCACATTCCCGGAGCTCGCTCAGTACTTTAAGCCGGAATATGCTCTTCGTCCTATACCGTCGACTTATACCGATGTGATCACGACCGGAGGACTTTTCCAGAATTACAGATAA
- a CDS encoding SusC/RagA family TonB-linked outer membrane protein, producing the protein MRNEKSLKIKSSRSELCSRFGRICFSVLFAVFAIMASAQDKSVSGTVIDETGEPVIGATVMVKGTKNGTATDIDGKYALTTPPSATLVFSYVGYTTQEIPVGGRNVIDVTLKESRELLDEVVVVGYGTVRRRDLTGAVSSMKNSDVVVAPTNNVMEALQGKIAGMDITKSSGETGSDVNILLRGSRSIYGSNEPLFIIDGIPGSYSQVNPSDIESIDVLKDASSTAIYGSAGANGVVIITTKRGEEGKAIVNFDAYYGFSGDVNYKHGMLGDEWLAYHREAYKYINGDYPTDNATLMGNPEYTSALEEGKWIDWVDLASGRRATTQKYALSVSGGTQKARIFASTSYSKEEGLLPNDELDRYTLRLNADMEINKYATIGFTSNLTYSDHDRGVKNTFTKSLTAFPLGDAFDEDGNLNHRFIDNQDSPLGDFIENQFANNTKSTYINSIGYLDITPFKGFKFRSQISAILSNSRLGQYWGAQATANQPSYAKSPFAQKTHNNNWAYTWENILSYNADIKDHSFGAQFITSYNKNTNEQTIAGSGGFDVDTWQFHRLLSGSGSQYTYSDYSRTQKMSYAFRVNYNYKGRYLLTFSNRWDGVSWFSEGSKWDSFPAGAVAWRLSDEEFMESTRNWLSNAKLRVSYGITGNSGGTGAYVTQTQAYLYPNGGVTVGGKPVQFAQYTGTYAGSTLGWEKSYNWNVGLDFGVLNNRIDGSIEWFRTETKGLLYKRTVPITDGVTGWGSPLSRWENLARTENHGFEFTINSRNIVSKDFNWSTTLTATWSKERIKELPGGNLISESLFVGAPIKSIYGWKYAGIWGTDDDAELMKKYKVEPGYIKIETIENNGDGGVHAYGDNDRMILGHQNPNWILGLNNTFKYRDFDLSVFMMGRFGQTIQSNLLGYYDAKNSRTTNQISGVDYWTEDNQGAYYPRPGTGDKQSKVMPSLRVVDGSFAKIKNVTFGYTLPGKLTQKALVERMRLYFTAYNPWIIMNDSKLDGIDPETGGSDAFPTYKQFVFGINLTL; encoded by the coding sequence ATGAGAAACGAGAAATCTCTTAAAATCAAGAGTTCTCGAAGTGAGCTTTGTTCTCGCTTTGGGCGTATCTGCTTCTCGGTGCTTTTTGCTGTGTTTGCCATTATGGCATCTGCACAGGACAAGTCCGTTAGCGGAACAGTGATTGATGAGACGGGCGAGCCCGTCATTGGCGCAACTGTAATGGTAAAAGGGACCAAGAATGGGACTGCTACCGATATTGATGGCAAGTATGCGCTAACTACCCCCCCCTCAGCTACTTTAGTATTTAGTTATGTAGGTTACACCACTCAGGAAATTCCTGTGGGTGGGCGTAACGTGATTGATGTCACCCTTAAGGAGAGCCGCGAATTGCTCGATGAGGTAGTGGTTGTGGGTTACGGAACCGTGCGTCGTCGCGATTTGACCGGTGCGGTTTCCTCTATGAAGAATTCCGATGTTGTTGTCGCTCCGACCAACAATGTGATGGAAGCTCTTCAAGGCAAGATTGCCGGTATGGACATCACCAAGTCAAGCGGTGAGACCGGAAGCGATGTCAATATTCTGCTTCGTGGTTCACGTTCAATTTATGGAAGCAATGAGCCTCTTTTTATCATTGACGGTATTCCTGGTAGCTACAGCCAGGTCAATCCCAGTGATATCGAATCGATCGATGTCCTGAAGGATGCATCCTCGACTGCTATATATGGTTCAGCCGGAGCCAATGGCGTTGTGATCATTACCACCAAGCGTGGAGAGGAGGGCAAGGCGATTGTGAATTTTGATGCCTACTACGGCTTCAGCGGCGATGTCAACTATAAGCATGGTATGCTCGGCGACGAGTGGCTGGCTTATCATCGTGAAGCATACAAATATATTAACGGTGATTATCCAACCGACAATGCTACACTTATGGGGAACCCAGAATATACCTCTGCTCTTGAAGAGGGAAAGTGGATTGACTGGGTTGATCTTGCATCAGGTCGGCGTGCCACCACTCAGAAGTATGCTCTTTCTGTGAGCGGCGGTACACAGAAGGCTCGCATTTTCGCATCTACATCATATTCTAAGGAGGAAGGTCTCCTTCCTAATGACGAGCTTGACCGTTACACTCTTCGCCTGAATGCGGATATGGAGATCAATAAGTATGCGACTATCGGTTTTACAAGCAACCTTACTTATTCCGATCATGACCGTGGTGTCAAGAACACATTCACTAAATCTCTTACGGCTTTCCCTCTCGGAGATGCTTTCGATGAGGATGGCAATCTCAATCATCGTTTTATTGATAATCAGGATTCTCCTCTCGGTGACTTTATTGAAAATCAATTTGCCAACAACACCAAGTCGACCTATATCAATTCAATAGGTTATCTGGATATAACTCCGTTCAAGGGATTCAAGTTCCGTAGCCAGATCAGTGCGATCCTGTCAAACAGTCGTTTAGGACAGTACTGGGGAGCTCAGGCTACAGCCAATCAGCCTTCGTATGCCAAGAGTCCTTTCGCTCAGAAAACCCACAATAATAATTGGGCATATACCTGGGAAAATATACTCTCTTATAATGCTGACATAAAGGACCATTCTTTCGGTGCGCAGTTCATCACATCGTATAACAAGAACACTAACGAACAGACTATTGCCGGTAGCGGCGGATTTGATGTTGACACCTGGCAGTTCCATCGTCTTCTTTCAGGCTCAGGAAGTCAGTACACCTATTCTGACTATTCTCGCACTCAGAAGATGTCATATGCATTCCGTGTGAATTATAATTATAAGGGGCGTTATCTGCTCACGTTCTCAAATCGTTGGGACGGTGTGAGCTGGTTCTCCGAGGGCAGCAAGTGGGATTCGTTCCCGGCAGGAGCTGTGGCATGGCGTCTTTCCGATGAGGAGTTTATGGAAAGCACACGCAACTGGCTCAGCAATGCAAAGCTCCGTGTCAGCTACGGTATCACTGGTAACTCAGGTGGCACAGGTGCTTATGTTACTCAGACCCAGGCATATCTCTATCCCAATGGTGGTGTGACGGTAGGTGGGAAGCCTGTACAGTTCGCTCAGTACACAGGCACTTATGCCGGCAGCACGCTCGGATGGGAGAAATCTTACAACTGGAATGTCGGTCTTGATTTCGGTGTGCTTAACAATCGTATTGACGGATCTATCGAATGGTTCAGGACAGAGACCAAAGGTCTTCTTTACAAACGTACTGTGCCCATCACAGACGGTGTGACTGGATGGGGTAGCCCGCTTTCACGTTGGGAAAATCTCGCCAGGACGGAGAATCATGGTTTTGAATTCACTATCAACAGCCGTAACATTGTAAGCAAGGACTTCAACTGGTCCACAACTCTTACCGCCACATGGAGCAAGGAAAGGATCAAGGAACTTCCCGGTGGTAATCTTATCAGCGAGAGCCTTTTCGTAGGTGCTCCTATAAAGTCGATATATGGATGGAAGTATGCCGGCATCTGGGGGACTGACGATGACGCTGAACTGATGAAGAAATATAAGGTAGAGCCTGGCTACATCAAGATTGAGACAATAGAAAATAATGGTGATGGCGGTGTTCATGCATATGGTGACAATGACCGTATGATTCTCGGACATCAGAATCCCAACTGGATACTTGGTCTTAACAACACATTCAAATATAGGGATTTTGACCTATCCGTATTCATGATGGGACGTTTCGGTCAGACTATTCAAAGCAACCTGCTTGGATACTATGATGCCAAGAATTCACGTACCACTAACCAGATTTCAGGTGTGGACTACTGGACAGAGGATAACCAGGGTGCATATTATCCGCGTCCCGGTACAGGTGACAAGCAGAGCAAGGTGATGCCTTCGCTTCGTGTTGTTGACGGATCGTTTGCCAAGATCAAGAATGTGACCTTCGGTTACACCCTCCCTGGCAAACTTACTCAGAAAGCTCTTGTTGAGCGTATGCGCCTCTACTTTACCGCTTACAATCCCTGGATCATTATGAATGACAGCAAACTTGACGGTATTGATCCGGAGACCGGCGGTTCTGACGCATTCCCTACCTATAAGCAGTTTGTTTTCGGTATCAATCTCACACTCTAA
- a CDS encoding glycoside hydrolase family 28 protein, with product MRKFLLPLVALGLSMSVSAAPLTPKEAWEKIYPEVEAQIKAPTFRDRDYNLLDYGKRSETPGFLYTEMINSLIDRCSKEGGGRVIIPAGSWLTGPITLKSNVNLHLEAGATLLFTSDLKEYPLVLTRWEGVDCYNYQPMIYAYEQTNIAITGHGVIDGGADRTNWWAMCGAHHFGYQEGMVSQRIGRPLLLEWNEKEIPVEKRILGDGYGMRVQLVNPVKCKNVLIEGVTMLRAPFWVMHPLLCENLTVRGVHVQNDGPNGDGCDPESCKNVLIEGCFFDTGDDCIAIKSGRNRDGRRWNIPTENVIVRHCRMENGHGGVVVGSEISGGFKNLFVEDCIMDSPELDRVIRIKTNSCRGGVIEDIFVRNVQVGQCNEAVLKINLVYDKKEICQRDFYPVVKNVFLENVTCNKSKFGVKIEGFEDRCNINNIIVKDCTFNGVTTDSNSIIGKTEGVKFINLKLNGKVVK from the coding sequence ATGAGAAAATTTTTACTGCCATTGGTGGCATTAGGGCTTTCCATGAGTGTGAGTGCCGCCCCACTGACACCAAAAGAAGCTTGGGAGAAAATCTATCCTGAAGTAGAAGCCCAGATAAAAGCCCCTACATTCCGTGACCGAGATTATAACCTGCTCGACTACGGAAAAAGATCCGAAACTCCCGGATTCCTATATACCGAGATGATCAACTCACTCATTGACCGCTGCTCCAAGGAAGGGGGCGGCAGGGTGATTATCCCGGCAGGGTCATGGCTCACAGGTCCTATAACTCTTAAAAGCAATGTGAATCTGCACCTTGAGGCAGGAGCGACACTTCTATTCACATCCGACCTGAAAGAATATCCCTTGGTGCTCACACGCTGGGAGGGAGTGGACTGCTATAACTATCAGCCCATGATCTATGCCTATGAGCAGACCAATATCGCAATCACAGGTCACGGCGTGATTGATGGCGGAGCCGACAGGACAAACTGGTGGGCAATGTGTGGAGCTCACCATTTCGGCTATCAAGAAGGCATGGTGTCACAGCGCATAGGCCGCCCGCTGCTTCTCGAATGGAATGAAAAAGAGATCCCTGTCGAAAAGCGCATACTCGGTGACGGCTATGGCATGCGTGTGCAGCTCGTCAATCCTGTGAAATGCAAGAACGTTCTCATAGAGGGTGTCACAATGCTTCGTGCACCATTCTGGGTGATGCACCCATTGCTCTGTGAGAACCTTACGGTAAGAGGAGTACATGTACAGAACGACGGACCAAACGGAGACGGCTGCGATCCCGAATCATGCAAGAATGTACTGATTGAGGGATGCTTCTTCGACACCGGTGATGACTGCATTGCAATCAAGAGCGGACGTAACCGTGACGGACGTCGCTGGAACATACCGACCGAGAATGTGATCGTGCGCCACTGCCGTATGGAGAACGGCCACGGCGGAGTGGTGGTAGGCAGCGAAATATCAGGAGGATTCAAAAACCTGTTTGTAGAGGACTGCATCATGGATTCACCCGAGCTTGACCGAGTGATACGCATAAAGACAAATTCTTGTCGCGGAGGTGTGATCGAGGACATTTTCGTAAGGAATGTACAGGTGGGCCAGTGCAATGAAGCTGTGCTTAAAATCAATCTTGTATACGACAAAAAAGAGATCTGCCAACGCGATTTCTATCCTGTAGTAAAAAATGTGTTCCTCGAAAATGTCACCTGCAATAAGAGCAAATTCGGTGTGAAAATAGAGGGTTTCGAGGACAGATGCAATATCAACAATATTATTGTCAAGGACTGCACATTTAACGGTGTGACAACGGATTCCAATTCTATAATCGGCAAGACCGAAGGCGTAAAGTTCATCAACCTCAAACTCAACGGTAAAGTGGTGAAATAA
- a CDS encoding glycoside hydrolase family 88 protein, translating into MNRNVIILGIVILAVSFGALSAGAAENLQPRDEVLKTLMKVNDHYLRKHPDPLLGIPYYSRKKVYEANIWTRAVYFEGLMALHSIYPANRYYDYAYKWADGFKWGMRRDDTTTRNADNYCATQVYIDLYRLTPRPEMLTKTKAIMNMLVNTPQIDDWTWIDAIQMGMPALVKLSITTGDARYAEKAYDMYTWTRNVLAGGLYNSKDALWWRDADFVPPYKEPNGRDCYWSRGNGWVVAALVRVLDELPADAPHRSEYERDLKDMCAALVKCQREDGFWNVSLHDASNFGGKELTGTSLFVYGMAWGVRNGLLDRDKYMPVIVKAWNAMVNDAVHDNGYLGYVQGTGKEPKDGQPVAYDSKPDFDDYGTGCFLLAGTEVYKL; encoded by the coding sequence ATGAATAGAAATGTTATTATCCTGGGTATCGTTATTCTGGCGGTATCTTTTGGGGCTCTTTCTGCCGGAGCGGCAGAAAATCTACAGCCGCGGGATGAGGTGCTGAAGACTCTTATGAAAGTCAATGACCATTATCTCAGAAAGCATCCTGACCCACTTCTTGGAATCCCGTATTATTCACGAAAGAAAGTGTATGAGGCTAACATATGGACTCGTGCTGTGTATTTTGAGGGACTGATGGCTCTCCATTCCATATATCCTGCAAACAGGTATTATGACTATGCATATAAATGGGCTGACGGTTTTAAATGGGGGATGCGTCGCGATGACACTACCACCCGCAATGCCGACAACTATTGTGCCACACAGGTATATATAGATCTGTATCGTCTTACGCCGCGTCCTGAAATGCTCACAAAGACAAAGGCTATCATGAACATGCTTGTTAATACGCCTCAGATAGATGACTGGACCTGGATTGATGCTATCCAGATGGGTATGCCTGCGCTTGTGAAACTGTCGATCACTACAGGTGATGCCAGATATGCGGAAAAGGCTTATGATATGTATACCTGGACCCGTAATGTCCTTGCCGGCGGACTTTACAACAGCAAGGATGCGTTGTGGTGGCGCGATGCGGATTTTGTGCCTCCCTATAAGGAGCCGAATGGCAGGGACTGTTATTGGTCACGAGGCAACGGTTGGGTGGTGGCAGCTCTTGTTAGGGTCCTTGACGAACTACCGGCCGATGCCCCTCACAGGTCGGAGTATGAGCGGGATCTTAAGGACATGTGCGCCGCGCTTGTGAAGTGCCAGCGAGAGGACGGATTCTGGAACGTAAGTCTGCATGATGCCTCGAATTTCGGTGGAAAGGAGCTGACAGGAACTTCTCTTTTCGTATATGGTATGGCATGGGGAGTTCGCAACGGACTTCTTGACAGAGATAAATATATGCCTGTTATTGTCAAGGCATGGAATGCTATGGTAAATGATGCGGTCCATGACAACGGTTACCTTGGGTATGTTCAGGGCACAGGCAAGGAGCCAAAGGATGGGCAACCTGTGGCTTATGATTCAAAGCCCGATTTTGATGACTATGGCACAGGGTGTTTCCTGCTTGCCGGTACGGAGGTGTACAAGCTTTAA
- a CDS encoding MBL fold metallo-hydrolase: MRRKYSPPHHPQPGLFDGLDDFNERLDRGFEIIPPERMADIARSHAQKPEIDELPPLQASDRVFFMSFGSGSSGNCAYIGDRNSGFLVDAGIDAKKVTSTLQANGITMDRIQGIILTHDHHDHISQAYAILRANRHIRLYCTPRTFNGILRRHNVSRRIKDYHQPIYKEFTFKLGNFEVTPFEVLHDGADNAGFFITHTSGHTMAVATDLGCISPRVDFYMRQADSIVIEANYDPHMLATGSYPEYLKARIAADNGHLDNNVTAAFISEIISPRLRNLYLCHLSHDNNLPQIALHTIEEAISQRDDALILLQGLRLVALPRYAATPLYTL; this comes from the coding sequence ATGCGTCGCAAATACAGCCCTCCACATCATCCGCAACCAGGACTATTCGACGGACTCGATGACTTCAACGAACGTCTCGACCGAGGATTTGAAATCATCCCTCCGGAGAGGATGGCTGATATAGCACGCTCTCATGCACAGAAACCGGAAATAGATGAACTGCCTCCGCTACAAGCATCCGACCGAGTATTCTTCATGAGTTTCGGCAGCGGAAGCAGCGGCAATTGCGCTTATATAGGTGACCGTAACAGCGGATTTCTTGTCGATGCAGGAATTGATGCAAAGAAAGTGACCTCGACTTTACAGGCCAACGGTATAACAATGGACCGCATCCAAGGCATAATCCTGACCCACGATCACCACGACCACATATCCCAGGCATACGCCATACTGCGTGCCAACCGTCATATAAGACTGTACTGCACACCTCGCACATTCAATGGCATACTACGCCGCCACAATGTGTCACGCCGCATAAAGGACTACCACCAGCCTATATATAAGGAGTTCACCTTCAAGCTTGGCAATTTCGAGGTCACACCGTTTGAAGTGCTGCACGATGGGGCAGATAATGCCGGATTCTTCATAACCCATACATCCGGACACACTATGGCAGTCGCTACCGATCTGGGCTGCATATCCCCACGAGTGGACTTCTACATGCGTCAGGCTGATTCAATCGTAATAGAGGCAAACTACGATCCACATATGTTGGCGACAGGTTCATATCCTGAATATCTGAAAGCAAGAATCGCTGCCGACAACGGTCATCTTGACAACAATGTAACCGCCGCATTCATATCCGAAATCATATCTCCTCGTCTGCGCAACCTATATCTGTGCCATCTATCTCATGACAACAATCTGCCACAGATAGCACTGCACACAATTGAAGAAGCAATATCACAACGCGACGACGCTCTCATTCTCCTCCAAGGGCTACGCCTCGTTGCGCTCCCACGCTACGCCGCCACTCCGCTCTACACTCTTTAA
- the sufB gene encoding Fe-S cluster assembly protein SufB, which yields MEMNNNTSAPERTPVNTGESNDDLLNRATSGEYKYGFTSDIDTHIIPKGLNEDVVRLISSKKGEPEWLLEFRLKAFRYWQTLKAPDWAYLKIPEIDFQDISYYAEPVKKDGPKSLDEVDPQLLDTFNRLGIPLEEQKALSGMAVDAVMDSVSVKTTHREKLAEKGIIFCSISEAVKDYPDLVKKYLGSVVPYRDNFYAALNSAVFSDGSFVYIPKGVRCPMELSTYFRINASGTGQFERTLIVADDDAYVSYLEGCTAPMRDENQLHAAIVEIIVEDRAEVKYSTVQNWYAGDAEGRGGVYNFVTKRGLCRGDHSKLSWTQVETGSAITWKYPSCILKGDYSRGEFYSVAVTRNHQQADTGTKMIHLGKNSTSYIVSKGISAGYSENSYRGLVKVAPEASGCRNYTQCDSLLMGSHCGAHTFPYIDIHNDTAIVEHEATTSKISEDQLFYCNQRGIPTEEAVALIVNGYAREVMNKLPMEFAVEAQKLLQISLEGSVG from the coding sequence ATGGAAATGAACAATAACACATCCGCTCCCGAAAGAACTCCGGTCAATACAGGAGAGTCCAATGACGATCTGCTGAACAGAGCCACTTCGGGGGAATACAAATACGGCTTTACCTCCGACATAGACACCCACATCATACCAAAAGGTCTTAATGAAGATGTGGTAAGGCTTATCTCTTCCAAGAAAGGAGAACCCGAGTGGCTCCTTGAATTCCGCCTCAAAGCCTTCCGCTACTGGCAGACTCTCAAAGCTCCCGACTGGGCATACCTCAAGATTCCTGAAATAGACTTTCAGGACATAAGCTATTATGCCGAGCCTGTAAAGAAAGATGGACCGAAGAGTCTCGATGAAGTAGATCCGCAGTTGCTTGACACATTCAACCGGCTGGGCATACCTCTTGAGGAGCAGAAAGCTCTGTCTGGTATGGCAGTCGATGCCGTCATGGACTCCGTGAGTGTAAAGACCACTCATCGAGAGAAGCTTGCAGAGAAAGGGATTATATTCTGTTCAATTTCCGAAGCTGTCAAAGATTATCCTGACCTGGTGAAGAAATATCTCGGCTCAGTTGTCCCCTATCGCGACAACTTCTATGCCGCTCTGAACTCTGCCGTGTTCTCCGACGGATCATTTGTTTACATCCCAAAAGGGGTAAGATGCCCGATGGAGCTGTCGACCTATTTCCGTATCAACGCATCCGGCACAGGACAGTTCGAACGAACTCTCATAGTTGCCGACGACGATGCCTACGTCAGCTATCTCGAAGGCTGCACCGCTCCGATGCGCGACGAGAATCAACTTCATGCTGCCATCGTGGAAATCATCGTCGAGGACCGAGCAGAGGTAAAATACTCGACCGTACAGAACTGGTATGCAGGAGATGCCGAAGGACGCGGAGGCGTATACAACTTCGTGACAAAACGCGGACTATGCCGAGGCGACCACTCCAAACTGTCATGGACACAGGTGGAGACAGGCTCAGCCATCACCTGGAAATATCCGTCATGCATACTCAAAGGCGACTATTCGCGCGGAGAGTTCTACTCGGTAGCTGTGACACGCAATCACCAGCAGGCCGACACCGGCACCAAGATGATACATCTCGGGAAGAACTCCACCTCCTACATAGTATCAAAAGGCATATCGGCAGGATACTCCGAAAACTCTTACCGAGGGCTCGTCAAAGTCGCTCCAGAGGCATCGGGATGCCGCAACTACACACAATGCGACTCCCTACTTATGGGAAGCCATTGCGGGGCCCATACATTCCCTTACATCGACATACACAATGACACTGCAATAGTCGAACATGAAGCTACAACATCCAAGATATCCGAGGATCAGTTATTCTATTGCAATCAACGAGGAATACCCACCGAAGAGGCTGTGGCTCTCATCGTCAACGGCTATGCCCGCGAAGTTATGAACAAACTTCCAATGGAATTCGCAGTCGAAGCACAGAAGCTGCTTCAGATATCCCTTGAAGGTTCCGTCGGCTAA